One Glaciihabitans arcticus DNA window includes the following coding sequences:
- a CDS encoding dihydrofolate reductase family protein, protein MRTLIAVENVSLDGVMQSPGRPDEDTRDGFSRGGWAAELLMKDQEAAMAAMSGQGNVTGMVFGRRTYDDLVGFWLSNPNPNPFTEILRNTPKHVATSNPELPHPNSFALEGDPVAAVTALTASDEGELVILGSGMLVRTLADAGLIDRYVLTILPVVLGSGTRLFGETYAPMNVLSSFTSPTGIVVATYEVTR, encoded by the coding sequence ATGCGAACCCTGATAGCGGTAGAGAACGTGTCCCTCGATGGCGTGATGCAGTCACCCGGTCGGCCCGATGAAGACACCCGCGATGGGTTCTCTCGCGGTGGGTGGGCCGCCGAGCTGCTCATGAAAGACCAGGAAGCGGCGATGGCCGCGATGAGCGGCCAGGGCAATGTGACCGGCATGGTCTTCGGCCGCCGCACCTACGACGACCTGGTCGGCTTCTGGCTGTCGAACCCGAATCCAAACCCATTCACGGAGATCCTGCGGAACACGCCCAAGCACGTGGCGACGTCCAACCCCGAGCTGCCGCATCCGAACTCGTTCGCCCTCGAAGGCGACCCCGTTGCCGCAGTCACCGCGCTCACAGCGTCGGACGAGGGTGAGTTGGTCATCCTGGGCAGCGGGATGCTCGTGCGCACGCTCGCGGACGCCGGGTTGATCGATCGCTACGTCCTGACGATCCTGCCGGTGGTGCTGGGCAGTGGAACGCGTCTCTTCGGCGAGACCTACGCGCCGATGAACGTGCTTTCGAGCTTTACGTCACCAACAGGGATAGTCGTGGCGACGTATGAGGTCACTCGCTGA
- a CDS encoding TetR family transcriptional regulator: MKTPSKPPSHSAIWAAATQLFSEKGFAATSVRDIGALAGVDPSLVIRHFGSKEQLFIDTMQLDHNPLLEGPIETLGERFIDEMLSADDQVRSVFIALMRASDSGEIGSQLRAAHENSFVEPIKGRLEGDDAELRARLAAALVGGLLYSLWVVGDEILAATDHRDIVRRYGALLQALITP; the protein is encoded by the coding sequence ATGAAGACCCCGAGTAAACCCCCGAGCCACTCGGCGATCTGGGCAGCCGCGACGCAGCTGTTCTCCGAGAAGGGCTTTGCCGCGACCTCGGTGCGCGATATCGGGGCGCTCGCAGGTGTCGACCCGTCGCTCGTGATCCGGCACTTCGGGTCGAAGGAGCAGCTGTTCATCGACACGATGCAGCTCGACCACAACCCGCTGCTCGAGGGTCCGATCGAGACGCTCGGCGAACGCTTCATCGACGAGATGCTCAGCGCCGACGACCAGGTCAGGTCCGTGTTCATCGCGCTGATGCGCGCGAGCGACTCCGGCGAGATCGGTTCGCAGCTACGCGCCGCCCACGAAAACTCGTTCGTTGAACCCATCAAGGGCCGTCTAGAAGGGGATGACGCCGAGCTGCGCGCGCGCCTCGCCGCCGCCCTTGTGGGCGGGCTGCTCTACAGCCTATGGGTGGTCGGCGACGAGATTCTCGCTGCCACCGACCACCGCGACATCGTACGCCGCTACGGCGCACTGCTCCAGGCGTTGATCACGCCGTAA
- a CDS encoding SDR family NAD(P)-dependent oxidoreductase: MAKADKPLTGKTSIGDWLAHPVGGPLIRDMLAAAGQDEKALKPVRLFSLQRLVALSQGQMPQSLVDELVLKANGGEVPVEEEDEVTETSAWVERITPGRFDGQTVIVTGAGSGIGRATASRIAREGGTVVAVDISDERLADLSAEFDTVVTVSADITSVDGVERIVAAANGRIDALANVAGIMDDMTPLHEVSDAVWSRVFAVNVDGMFRLTRAVIPVMLAAGRGSIVNVASEAALRGSAAGLAYTASKNAVIGMTKSSAFMYTQSGIRVNAVAPGPVATNIQATFASELGQSRIGALLEVIPPVAEPAQLAASITFLLSDDGTNVSGAVLASDGGWSAQ, encoded by the coding sequence ATGGCCAAGGCCGACAAGCCGCTCACCGGCAAGACCTCGATCGGCGACTGGCTCGCCCACCCGGTAGGCGGACCTCTGATCCGCGACATGCTGGCCGCCGCCGGACAGGACGAGAAGGCCCTCAAGCCGGTGCGCCTGTTCTCGCTGCAGCGCCTCGTCGCGCTCAGCCAGGGCCAGATGCCGCAGTCCCTCGTCGACGAGCTCGTGCTCAAGGCCAACGGTGGCGAGGTGCCCGTCGAGGAGGAGGACGAGGTCACCGAGACGAGCGCCTGGGTCGAGCGCATCACACCGGGCCGCTTCGACGGCCAGACGGTCATCGTGACCGGCGCAGGCTCGGGCATCGGCCGCGCAACGGCATCCCGAATCGCCCGCGAGGGAGGCACGGTCGTCGCCGTCGACATCTCGGACGAGCGCCTCGCCGACCTCTCCGCCGAATTCGACACTGTGGTCACCGTGAGCGCCGACATCACCAGCGTGGACGGCGTCGAACGCATCGTCGCTGCCGCGAACGGTCGCATCGACGCGCTCGCGAACGTCGCCGGCATCATGGACGACATGACCCCGCTGCACGAGGTCAGCGACGCGGTCTGGTCGCGCGTGTTCGCGGTCAATGTTGACGGGATGTTCCGGCTCACCCGCGCCGTCATCCCCGTGATGCTGGCTGCCGGCCGTGGGTCCATCGTGAACGTGGCCTCGGAGGCGGCGCTGCGCGGCTCCGCCGCCGGACTCGCCTACACGGCGTCCAAGAATGCCGTGATCGGCATGACGAAGAGCTCGGCGTTTATGTACACGCAGTCCGGGATCCGCGTGAACGCTGTCGCTCCAGGGCCGGTTGCGACCAACATTCAGGCCACCTTCGCCTCGGAGCTCGGACAGTCACGCATCGGCGCGCTGCTCGAGGTGATCCCGCCGGTCGCGGAGCCCGCGCAGCTCGCGGCGTCGATCACGTTCCTGCTGAGCGACGACGGCACGAACGTGTCGGGCGCGGTGCTCGCCTCGGACGGCGGCTGGAGCGCGCAGTAA
- a CDS encoding alpha/beta hydrolase fold domain-containing protein, whose translation MSHCATASPPSIPPRPAIEDAYAGLLWTFAHEDIDPTRVAIGGASAGAGLAAGLALYAHDRGEVTPVFQLLVYPMLDDRTVTRTDHDTRGVRVWTPGSNRFGWTSYLGHEPGLPTASEYAAPARRNDLRGLPPAWIGVGTLDLFFDEDVAYARRLLDAGVPCDTFIVPGAFHGFDALFRTKPVSREFWREQARALREALA comes from the coding sequence TTGTCGCACTGCGCTACCGCCTCTCCCCCGAGCATCCCTCCCCGGCCCGCGATCGAGGATGCCTACGCCGGCCTGCTCTGGACATTCGCGCACGAGGACATCGATCCCACTCGCGTCGCGATCGGCGGGGCGAGCGCGGGTGCGGGGCTCGCTGCGGGGCTCGCCCTCTACGCGCACGACAGAGGTGAGGTCACCCCGGTGTTCCAATTGCTCGTCTACCCGATGCTCGACGACCGCACGGTCACGCGCACCGACCACGACACCCGGGGCGTGCGCGTCTGGACGCCCGGCAGCAACCGCTTCGGCTGGACGTCTTACCTCGGTCACGAACCGGGACTTCCCACTGCCAGCGAGTACGCCGCTCCCGCTCGCCGCAATGACCTCCGTGGCCTCCCACCCGCCTGGATCGGCGTCGGCACCCTCGACCTTTTCTTCGATGAGGATGTCGCGTACGCGCGTCGCCTGCTGGATGCGGGTGTGCCGTGCGACACGTTCATCGTGCCGGGGGCGTTTCACGGGTTCGACGCGCTGTTCCGCACGAAGCCGGTATCGCGTGAGTTCTGGCGCGAGCAGGCTCGCGCGCTTCGGGAGGCGCTCGCCTAA
- a CDS encoding DUF6518 family protein yields MIRWGVTVAAAGLALGVAARSLDLLPPPFMWELAGLVSSVGSWGLFAVVIGFVATSRKRAAIGAATGLAAASLIYYALSFASGRWQTQFSEAFSDMPDPAVGLGVLLRSLALWLAASLVGGPVLGLVGRSIRRATPQASALVAAGATLLLSASAAVRMWTYSTFETRSVLEIITVVIGMTFLALYAFAKRGTFSPSTSTVSSNIAAGRTHSPNSP; encoded by the coding sequence ATGATCCGCTGGGGTGTGACCGTCGCCGCAGCGGGACTCGCGCTCGGCGTCGCCGCCCGCTCGCTCGACCTGCTGCCCCCGCCCTTCATGTGGGAGCTCGCCGGCCTCGTCTCCTCCGTCGGGTCGTGGGGACTGTTCGCCGTGGTGATCGGGTTCGTCGCGACATCCCGCAAGCGCGCGGCCATCGGCGCCGCGACGGGTCTCGCGGCTGCTTCACTCATCTACTACGCCCTGTCGTTCGCGAGCGGACGCTGGCAGACCCAGTTCTCGGAAGCCTTCAGCGACATGCCCGACCCCGCCGTGGGGCTCGGGGTGCTGCTGCGCAGTCTGGCGCTGTGGCTGGCCGCATCTCTGGTCGGCGGTCCGGTGCTCGGGCTTGTCGGTCGCAGCATCCGCCGCGCGACTCCCCAAGCGTCAGCGTTGGTCGCCGCCGGCGCGACACTGCTTCTCAGTGCGTCCGCCGCCGTGCGGATGTGGACCTACAGCACGTTCGAGACGAGATCCGTTCTCGAAATCATCACCGTCGTGATCGGGATGACGTTCCTCGCCCTCTACGCCTTCGCGAAGCGCGGCACCTTCTCGCCGTCGACCTCCACGGTCTCCTCGAACATCGCCGCGGGGCGCACCCACAGCCCGAACTCGCCGTAG
- a CDS encoding DUF1653 domain-containing protein yields MIERGLYRHYKGNDYEVLGLATHSETEESLVVYRALYGEFGLWVRPAAMFEETVEVDGEKVPRFAKA; encoded by the coding sequence GTGATCGAACGCGGGCTCTACCGCCACTACAAGGGCAACGACTACGAGGTGCTGGGTCTCGCGACCCACTCCGAGACCGAGGAGTCGCTCGTCGTCTACCGCGCGCTCTACGGCGAGTTCGGGCTGTGGGTGCGCCCCGCGGCGATGTTCGAGGAGACCGTGGAGGTCGACGGCGAGAAGGTGCCGCGCTTCGCGAAGGCGTAG
- a CDS encoding VOC family protein, translated as MTIQLRYAHVTVTDVEESLGFYRDGLGLEIQNDVSYGGFRWATLGSSDQEGLGVVLSTPYAGRSQEDGDALQELLTKGVLSAVAFRVDSVDAVFEKLLASGAEVMQEPSDQDWGPRDCAFRDPSGNTVRIEQG; from the coding sequence ATGACGATTCAACTCCGATACGCACACGTGACCGTCACCGATGTGGAGGAGTCGCTCGGGTTCTACCGCGACGGCCTCGGACTCGAGATCCAGAACGACGTCTCCTACGGCGGTTTCCGCTGGGCGACGCTCGGCAGCTCCGACCAGGAGGGCCTCGGCGTTGTGCTGTCCACGCCCTACGCCGGCCGCTCGCAGGAGGACGGCGACGCGCTGCAGGAGCTGCTCACGAAGGGCGTGCTCTCGGCCGTCGCATTCCGGGTCGACAGCGTGGACGCCGTCTTCGAGAAGCTGCTCGCCTCGGGCGCCGAGGTGATGCAGGAGCCGTCCGACCAGGACTGGGGTCCGCGCGACTGCGCCTTCCGCGACCCCTCGGGCAACACCGTGCGTATCGAGCAGGGCTAG
- a CDS encoding helix-turn-helix domain-containing protein, whose amino-acid sequence MTPERMEMLTLLRRARDLIDREYARPLDVPTIAAKALMSPAHFSRQFRAAYGETPYGYLMTRRIERAMSLLRGGMTVTDACMAVGSTSLGSFSSRFTEIVGLSPSAYRAREHEGVTSLPNCTSKVVMRPRRSSRFREADNVTAA is encoded by the coding sequence ATGACCCCTGAGCGCATGGAGATGCTGACGCTGCTGCGTCGCGCCCGTGACCTCATCGACCGCGAGTACGCGCGTCCGCTTGACGTGCCGACCATCGCGGCGAAGGCGCTCATGTCGCCGGCGCATTTCTCGCGCCAGTTCCGCGCCGCGTACGGCGAGACGCCCTATGGCTACCTCATGACGCGTCGCATCGAGCGCGCCATGTCGCTGCTGCGAGGCGGGATGACGGTCACCGACGCCTGCATGGCCGTCGGCTCGACGTCCCTCGGCTCGTTCAGCTCGCGCTTCACCGAGATCGTCGGTCTGAGTCCGAGTGCGTACCGCGCGCGGGAGCACGAGGGTGTGACATCCCTGCCCAATTGCACGTCGAAAGTCGTGATGCGACCCCGCAGATCGAGCAGATTTCGAGAAGCGGATAACGTCACCGCTGCCTAG
- a CDS encoding RNA polymerase sigma factor, translating to MNRDDDFERVMRAVVEPVRRYLARRTDPATEDDVTSETLLVLWRRLDDVPADAIPWAIGVARLQLANAERSQRRQRRLFTRIATVDPPQDVRDHAEGDAGYILDAVARLRGKDAEIVKLWAWDDLDLSQIATVLDISVNAATIRLHRARAKLREEIGKDAPVLGHTGVKEGETA from the coding sequence GTGAACAGAGACGATGACTTCGAGCGCGTGATGCGCGCCGTCGTCGAACCCGTGCGCCGCTACCTCGCCCGACGCACCGACCCGGCCACCGAAGACGATGTCACCAGCGAGACTCTGCTGGTTCTCTGGCGACGACTGGATGACGTTCCCGCCGACGCGATCCCCTGGGCGATCGGCGTCGCGCGGCTGCAGCTCGCCAATGCCGAGCGCTCGCAGCGCAGGCAGCGGCGCCTGTTCACCCGGATCGCCACCGTCGACCCGCCCCAGGACGTGCGGGATCATGCGGAGGGGGACGCCGGCTATATCCTCGACGCGGTCGCGCGACTCCGCGGCAAGGACGCCGAGATCGTGAAGCTCTGGGCATGGGACGACCTCGACCTCAGCCAGATCGCGACGGTGCTCGACATCAGCGTGAATGCGGCCACGATCCGCCTGCACCGGGCGCGCGCAAAACTTCGTGAGGAAATCGGAAAGGATGCCCCCGTGCTGGGACATACAGGAGTGAAGGAAGGAGAAACCGCATGA
- a CDS encoding DUF1345 domain-containing protein, which produces MPRTDLFRVTVSSVVSALFATGVMFFLAGVVGVEYEDPTLFLVTAYLVLWPVYTAIYATWSTFVYSRLDGELLKRVTVADESAERSPIQRFLGVTGATNTTISAAVAAVAITIVVAQQPEFRSDAIYVGLALLTVASSWVLMVFSFAQSYLRLGAGVHDEPHLKFHFPEAARFSDYLTLAVLLSTMAATVPADISSRTAWRVVRSNVIIAFVFNSVIIAMMVSLLFGRLLAG; this is translated from the coding sequence ATGCCAAGAACCGACCTGTTCCGAGTCACGGTGAGTTCCGTGGTGTCCGCGCTCTTCGCGACGGGTGTGATGTTCTTCCTCGCCGGTGTGGTGGGTGTCGAGTATGAAGACCCGACGCTGTTCCTCGTGACGGCGTACCTCGTGCTGTGGCCGGTATACACCGCCATCTACGCAACCTGGAGCACCTTCGTGTACTCCCGCCTCGACGGCGAGCTGCTGAAACGGGTGACCGTCGCGGACGAGAGCGCCGAGCGCAGCCCGATCCAGCGGTTCCTCGGGGTGACCGGTGCCACGAACACCACCATCTCGGCTGCGGTGGCTGCCGTCGCCATCACGATCGTGGTTGCGCAGCAGCCGGAGTTCCGCAGTGATGCGATCTACGTCGGGCTCGCGCTGCTCACCGTCGCGAGTTCGTGGGTGCTGATGGTGTTCTCTTTCGCGCAGAGCTACCTGCGCCTCGGCGCCGGCGTGCACGACGAGCCCCACCTGAAGTTCCACTTTCCGGAAGCGGCCCGCTTCAGCGACTACCTGACCCTGGCCGTGCTGCTCTCCACCATGGCCGCAACAGTGCCCGCCGATATCTCATCCCGAACAGCCTGGCGGGTTGTGCGCAGCAACGTCATCATCGCCTTCGTTTTCAACTCGGTCATCATCGCCATGATGGTCTCGCTGCTCTTCGGTCGGCTTCTCGCCGGCTGA
- the dhaM gene encoding dihydroxyacetone kinase phosphoryl donor subunit DhaM, producing the protein MIGIVVVSHSPALAKAAVDLALQMVGSSPPPIALAAGAGDDVIGTDATRVASAIDEVASDDGVLVFMDLGSAVMSAEMGLEFRSSDCEVRLSDGPFVEGLVAAVVLAAAGSSLDDVAREASRAMEPKQGAVGPAPAAQPSAAQPPTEPDAVTAEVTLVNPAGLHARPVSMLVKTVSEFDAAVKLEDLTSGKGPVSAASLIAVLTLGSAQGNVIRISATGPQAADAVEAVRAMAADGFGEE; encoded by the coding sequence GTGATCGGCATCGTTGTCGTCTCGCACAGCCCCGCGCTGGCGAAGGCGGCTGTCGATCTGGCCTTGCAGATGGTCGGCTCGTCGCCGCCTCCCATCGCGCTCGCGGCCGGAGCCGGTGACGACGTGATCGGCACGGATGCGACGCGGGTCGCATCCGCGATCGACGAGGTCGCCTCCGACGACGGCGTGCTGGTCTTCATGGACCTCGGGTCGGCCGTGATGTCCGCCGAGATGGGGCTGGAGTTCCGGTCGTCCGACTGCGAGGTGCGACTGAGCGATGGGCCATTCGTTGAGGGGCTGGTCGCCGCCGTTGTGTTGGCTGCCGCCGGTTCGTCTCTGGATGACGTAGCCCGCGAGGCAAGCCGCGCGATGGAGCCCAAGCAGGGGGCGGTGGGTCCTGCCCCTGCTGCCCAGCCTTCAGCTGCTCAGCCACCCACTGAGCCCGACGCCGTCACTGCCGAGGTCACCCTCGTAAACCCGGCGGGGCTGCACGCGCGCCCGGTCTCGATGCTGGTGAAAACCGTGTCGGAGTTCGACGCCGCCGTGAAGCTCGAGGATCTCACCTCGGGCAAGGGTCCGGTGTCCGCCGCGAGCCTGATCGCGGTGCTGACGCTCGGGTCGGCGCAGGGCAACGTCATCCGGATCTCGGCAACAGGACCGCAGGCGGCCGACGCCGTCGAGGCCGTGCGAGCCATGGCCGCGGACGGGTTCGGAGAGGAATAG
- the dhaL gene encoding dihydroxyacetone kinase subunit DhaL, with the protein MADVTLAQLVDWLGRFRDLVTEKQSYLTELDSAIGDADHGSNMARGMGTVMEKLGTPATIDELFKTVGMTLVTSVGGASGPLYGTFFLRIGTTAGAVSGLTYAEFSAALRAGLAGVIARGKAEVGDKTMLDALVPALDAWDAAASAPWDAAFAAASSGRDATEPLVARKGRASYLGDRSAGHLDPGATSTALLFEALAGALA; encoded by the coding sequence GTGGCCGACGTCACACTCGCGCAGCTCGTCGACTGGCTGGGCCGCTTTCGCGACCTGGTCACCGAGAAGCAGAGCTACCTGACCGAGCTCGACTCGGCGATCGGCGATGCCGACCACGGGTCGAACATGGCGCGCGGCATGGGCACCGTGATGGAGAAGCTGGGCACGCCGGCGACCATCGACGAGCTGTTCAAGACCGTCGGCATGACTTTGGTCACCTCCGTCGGGGGAGCGAGCGGGCCGCTCTACGGCACGTTCTTCCTGCGCATCGGCACCACCGCCGGAGCCGTCTCGGGGTTGACCTATGCGGAGTTCTCGGCCGCGCTGCGTGCCGGGCTCGCGGGTGTGATCGCCCGTGGCAAGGCCGAAGTCGGCGACAAGACGATGCTCGACGCGCTGGTTCCGGCGCTCGACGCGTGGGACGCCGCTGCGTCCGCTCCGTGGGACGCCGCGTTTGCCGCGGCGTCGTCGGGTAGGGATGCGACCGAGCCGCTCGTCGCCCGCAAGGGTCGCGCGAGCTACCTGGGCGACCGCAGCGCGGGTCACCTGGATCCGGGTGCGACGTCGACGGCCCTGCTGTTCGAGGCGCTCGCGGGCGCCCTCGCGTGA
- the dhaK gene encoding dihydroxyacetone kinase subunit DhaK, protein MKKLINSPEAVLADSLVGVAAAHPELNVDHTNRIIYRGSPTKPGKVALISGGGSGHEPLHGGFVGFGMLDAACAGEVFTSPTPDQMQEATKVADSGAGVLHIVKNYTGDVMNFEMAAEMAEAESGVKVAAVVVNDDVAVEDSTWTAGRRGVGVTVLLEKIVGAAAEEGRDLAAITELAQRVNDTGRSMGMALTSCTVPSAGKPTFDIPDDMMEMGVGIHGEPGRHRVPLAPASSIAQQLVEPVLADLDFTKGPVIAMLNGMGGSPLIELYLMYGEVAKLLERAGVQVARNLVGNYITSLDMAGCSITLLQADDDLLKLWDAPVNTPGLRWGV, encoded by the coding sequence ATGAAGAAGCTCATCAATTCCCCCGAAGCCGTGCTCGCTGATTCCCTCGTGGGGGTTGCGGCGGCACATCCCGAACTGAATGTCGACCACACCAACCGCATCATCTACCGCGGATCCCCGACGAAGCCCGGAAAGGTCGCCCTGATCTCGGGCGGTGGCTCCGGGCACGAACCCCTGCACGGCGGTTTTGTGGGCTTCGGGATGCTTGACGCCGCCTGTGCAGGAGAGGTCTTCACCTCCCCAACGCCCGACCAGATGCAAGAGGCCACAAAAGTGGCGGACTCCGGCGCCGGCGTGCTGCATATCGTCAAGAATTACACCGGCGACGTCATGAACTTCGAGATGGCGGCCGAGATGGCCGAGGCCGAGTCGGGAGTCAAGGTCGCCGCAGTGGTGGTCAACGACGACGTGGCAGTGGAGGACTCGACATGGACGGCAGGGCGACGTGGCGTGGGCGTCACGGTGCTGCTCGAGAAGATCGTCGGCGCGGCAGCGGAAGAGGGGCGCGACCTCGCCGCGATCACCGAGCTCGCGCAGCGGGTGAACGACACGGGCCGCTCGATGGGTATGGCGTTGACGAGTTGTACCGTGCCGTCTGCGGGCAAGCCCACCTTCGACATCCCCGACGACATGATGGAGATGGGCGTGGGAATTCACGGCGAGCCCGGGCGTCACCGCGTGCCGCTTGCGCCCGCGTCATCCATCGCCCAGCAGCTGGTCGAGCCGGTGCTCGCCGACCTCGACTTCACGAAGGGGCCGGTGATCGCGATGCTCAACGGCATGGGCGGCTCGCCGCTCATCGAGCTCTACCTCATGTACGGCGAGGTCGCGAAGCTGCTCGAGAGGGCCGGCGTGCAGGTCGCGCGCAACCTCGTCGGCAACTACATCACGAGCCTCGACATGGCCGGCTGCTCGATCACCCTGCTGCAGGCGGATGACGACCTGCTGAAGCTGTGGGACGCACCGGTCAACACCCCCGGTCTGCGCTGGGGCGTCTAG